CCCTGCGCCTCCCGGTAGAGGCGGGCATGCTCCACCACGAAGGACACGCGCCGGGCGAGCTCCTCGGCGTACTTCGTCTCCTGCTCCGTGTAGCGCCGGCCCGGGGTGAAGAGGACGAGGTTGATGACGCCCAGCCGCCGCTCCCCCAACACCAGGGGCACCACCAGGCAGGCGCTCCCCCCAGCTCCGCCAGCAGCCGCCGGTGCTCCGGCGAGCGCGCGTGCGCGTCCAGGTGCTCGGGGGTGATGTCCGGCACCAGCAGCGGACGGCCCTCGGTGAAGACCCGGGCCACCGGGCTCGTGCCTCCCAGCTTCGGAGGAAGGTGCATCGCCTGGCGCAGCAGCGTGTCGCGCCTCGGGTCCCTCGCGGCGACCGCCAGCCGGTGCAACTCCCCGTCGTCGCCCAGCACGTCGATGACGCAGCCCTCGGCCAGCTGGCGCGTGGCCAGCCGCGCCACCGCCTGCAGTGTGCTCTCCCAATCCAGCGACTCCACCAGCAGGCGCGTGGCCTCGGTGAGGAAGTCCTCGGCGTGCTCCGCCTGCCGCCGCGTGGTGATGTCCACCTTCACCGCCACCGCCCCCAGCAGCGTGCCCTGCGTGTCCTTCAACGCCGTGGTGGAGTGCAGCACGGTGCGCCGCGTGCCGTCGAAGCCGACGATGTCCACTTCCTCGTTCACCACCGGCTTCCCGTCGCGCAGCGTGCGCGCCAGCGCCCACTCGTGAGGCTCCAGCCGCCGGCCACTCTCCGGCCAGTAGCCTTCGTAGACTCCGTAGCCCTCCAGGGCCACTCGCGGCAGCTCGCCTCCCCAGATGCTCTCCGCGCTGGGGTTGGACTCCACGAGCCGTCCTCGCTCATCCACGATGAAGACGCCCACCGGCATCATCCGCAGCACCGCGCGCAGCTGGTCCCGGTCGGCCAGCAGGGCTGCTGCCGCCGAGGAGCCGGATTGGTTGGTATAGGCCATCGCTGTGCGGAATCCCCCGACCCCACTAAGGCAGGGCGCGCGCGGAGGGCGCAAGCGGACTTCCCCGAATCCGTTCGAAAAAGATGAGGCGGCGCGCCCGGGGAGGGGATCCGGACGCGCCGCCCCCGCCGCCTTCGCACCCAAGAGGTGCCCGGCGGAAGTGCAGCCTTACTGCCATGCTGCTCCAGCGGCCTTCCCAGGGGACCGCCGAAGCACGCGGCGCCTGAATCGCGCCGACATTCCCAGGTCTACAGGGAGGGTCTGACATCCCCGTGGGCCCTGGCGTCTCCCCAGAGCCAGGGCCCACGGTTCCTCCACCGACCATGGACTCGTTCTACACGGAGGGTCTGACACGTCCGCTCGGCAGGTGGTTCCCTCGTCCCCCTGACGCGCCCCGGCTTGATTCCAGGGGGAAAGGGCGCCTATTTCCCACCTCCTGCGACAGCGCGAGGACTCAGGACGATGGCGATTCGATGCGTGGTGTTGGATTTCGACGGGACCTTCACGGACGTGGTGGCGGAGGGCGCCCCCTTCGTCGAGCACTTCCGTCGCCGCCTGTCCGAGGTGCTCGGCCGCGATGTGATGGAGGCGGGCTGGGCCGGGGTGGAGGCGGAGGTGGTGAGCAGCTCCGAGGAGCATGGCTGGGAGGTGGGAGGCCGCGTCGTGGCGCCGGCCGTGGCGGACCCGTACCTGCTGTCCAACTTCGTGGCGCGCCGGCTGTGCGACAAGCTGGGGGTGCTGCCCGACAAGGCCGAGCGCGCGAAGCTGCTGGACGACCTGTACCGCGAGGCCTACGCGCGCACGGCCATGGCCTTCAAGCCCGAGGCCAAGGAGGTGTTGGAGGCGCTGCTGGACACCGGGCTGCCCGTGCACGTCGTCACCAACGCGCACACGGACGCGGTGGAGGCCAAGCTGACGAAGCTGGCCCCGCGCGGCCGCGAGCGCCTGCGCGTGTCCGGTGACGCGCGCAAGTTCCTCATCGAGTCTCCCGCCACGCCCGACGCCGTCTTCGACGCCGTGCCCGACACGACGCGGGTGGAGGGCGCGCTGGTGCGTCCCATCTACCTGCGCCGGGGCCGCTACTACGAGGCGCTGCGCCGCATCTGGAGCGAGACGGACACCTCGCCGGAGACGACACTGGTGGCCGGGGACATCTTCGAGCTGGACCTGGCGCTGCCCGCGGCGCTCGGCGCCAGCGTGCAGCTGGTGGCCCGCGCCAACGTGCTCGAGTACGAGCGCCGCGCCATCACCGCGCTCGGGGCCCGCGGCGGCATGGACACGAGCCTGCGCGCCATCCTCCCCCGCCTGCGCGGCTGAGCGCGGCGCGCGGATCGTCCAGGATTCTACACTTCCGGGACGGGGTGCTCGCGGACGGGCCACGCGCTCGTCCTGTTGGCCAGAGGCGGGGAGCCGGGGCTGACGTGCTCGGCTGTCCGCTCGAAGCGGTAGGCTGGTGGGCAGGACGTAACGCTCACAGCCGCAGGGGGAGCCGATGACGTGGACGCGAGGGTGGACGCGGGTCGTTCCGGGCGCATCACTGGCGCTCGTGCTGGTGCTGCTGCCGGGGTGCAAGACGCCCGGCAGCTTCCGGGAGCCCATCGCCCGGTTCCAGCAGGGCACCTCCCAGGCCAGCTCCGCCCTGGGCCTGTACTACGCGCAGATGAACCGCTTCGAGAGGGATCTCTACCTCGATGACCGGCTGTACGACTCCTCCCTGGAGGTGCTCGCCACCGACGCCGCCGGCCCCACGCCCCTGCTGGGCAAGGTGTTCTCTCCCGAGTCCATCCAGGCGCGCATGGACGCCATCGCGCTGCTGGGCGTCTACGCCGGCCGTCTGGCCACGCTCGCCGGCTCCGAGGAGCCGGGAAAGCTGCCCGAGGCCGCGACGGTCCTGGGCACACAGCTCGGCTCGTTGAGCCAGCAGATGCAGACGCTGGCCGGCAAGGGAGACACCACGGCCAGCCGCTACGTGGAGCCGTTGACCACCCTGGTGGGCGTGGTGACCTCGCTCTACGTGGAGAACAAGCAGGGCGCGGCGCTCCAGAAGGGCATCGAGGAGGGCACGCCCCGGGTGAACGCCATCATCGACCTGCTGGAGGCGGACATGCTGGGCGTGCTCGGCCCTCAGCGGCTCACGGGCGCCAGGCAGGCCCTGGCCTCCCGGGTCATGTTCTACAACACCCACCGCGACAAGCTCTCGCTGGCCGAGCGCCGCGCCGTCCTCGCCGACATCCGCCAGGCCGCCGAGGACTATGAAGCCCTCGTGGTGGCCAACCCCGTGGAGATGGCCCGCGCCCTGCGCGACGCCCACGAGGCCCTCCGCCGCTTCGCCCTCACCGACCGCAAGTTGGAGTCCTTCGAGGAGCTCTCCGCCGCCATGCGCGCCTTCCAGGGTCGCGTGGAGACGGCCGCCGCCGCCGTGCAGCGCATCCACTCTCCCAAGCCGGAGTGAGCCATGATCTTCGACACCCAGACGTTGGCCCGCATCATCGAGCGCAGCTTCGATCTGTCGATGGATGGCTCCCTTCCCCAGGAGACCCGCGCCGAGTACCTCGCCCACGGCAAGAAGCTGCGCGAACAGATGGTGCAGTTGCTCGGAGCCCGCTTCTCCGCCGACTCCGTCGAGCTCAAACAGGCTACTTCCGCCATGCACGAGACCAATGCCGCCCTCTCCCAGGCCGCGGATGATTTGAAGGCGGTTCTCCAGGTCGTGGGCCGGTTGGGCGAGCTCGCCGGTTATCTCGACAAGGCCCTCAAGGTGGCGGGACGGGTCGTCTCGTAGGCGGGCATGACCCTCACCCCAGCCCTCTCCCAGAGGGAGAGGGGGCATACACGGGGGAAAACACGAAGCCCCGCGTTCCTCTTGGGAACACGGGGCTCGGGGTGAGGCTTCAGCTCTCGCTGGCGTCGATCAGATCTTCGCGCCCTGCGTCGGCTGGAACACCTCGTTGAACTCGGCCAGCGCCTTGTTCAGCGCCGCCTTGATCTCGTTCGTCAGCTCGCGCTTCGTCGAGATGTCCTTGGCGATCTGCGGGTAGCGGCCGTCCGCGAACTCGATGAACTCGCGCATCCACCGCACCACGTCGCTCACCGGCACCTGGCGGATCCACCCGCGCTTGTTCGCGTCGTCACGGTTGGTCGCCGCGTACAGCTGCATGACCTGCTTCTCGACCGGCATCGGCTCGTACTGGCCCTGCTTGAGCACCTCCACCAGACGCGCGCCGCGCGCCAGCGTCTCCTGCGTGGCCTTGTCGAGGTCCGAGCCGAACTGCGCGAACGCCGCCAGCTCGCGGTACTGCGCCAGGTCCAGCTTCAGCGTACCGGCCACCTGCTTCATCGCCTTGATCTGCGCCGCCGAACCCACGCGCGACACGGACAGACCGACGTTGATGGCCGGACGCACGCCCGAGAAGAACAGGTCCGTCTCGAGGAAGATCTGCCCGTCGGTGATGGAGATGACGTTCGTCGGGATGTAGGCCGACACGTCACCGGCCTGCGTCTCGATGATCGGCAGCGCCGTGAGGGAGCCAGCGCCCTCCTCGTCGGACAGCTTGGCGGCGCGCTCCAGCAGGCGGCTGTGGATGAAGAACACGTCGCCCGGGTAGGCCTCGCGCCCGGGGGGCCGGCGCAGCAGCAGCGACAGCTGGCGGTAGGCCACGGCCTGCTTGGACAGGTCGTCGTAGATGATGAGCGCGTGCATCTTGTTGTCGCGGAAGTACTCGCCCATCGCGACGCCGGCGTACGGCGCGAAGAACTGCATCGGCGCGGGGTCCGACGCGTTCGCCGCCACCACCGTCGTGTACTCCATGGCGCCCTGGCGGGTCAGCTTCTCCACCACCTGCGCCACCGTGGACTGCTTCTGACCGATGGCCACGTAGATGCAGTAAACGTTCAGGCCCTTCTGGTTGATGATCGCGTCCACCGCGACGGCCGTCTTGCCCGTCTGGCGGTCACCGATGATCAGCTCGCGCTGACCGCGGCCGATCGGCACCAGCGCGTCCAGCGCCTTGATGCCCGTCTGCAGCGGCTCGTGCACGCTCTTGCGCTTCACGATACCGGGGGCCTTCACCTCCAGCTTGCGCTGCTCGGTGCCCACGATGGGGCCCTTGCCGTCCAGCGGCTCGCCCAGCGCGCTCACGACGCGGCCCAGCAGGCCCTTGCCCACCGGAACCGAGGCGATCTGCCCGGTGCGCTTGACCAGGTCACCCTCGCGGATGTCCTTGAAGTCGCCCATGATGGCGACGCCCACGTTGTCCTCCTCGAGGTTGAGCACCAGGCCCTTCACCCCGTTGGAGAACTCCACCAGCTCGCCGGCCAGCACGCCCTCGAGCCCGTAGATGCGGGCGATACCGTCGCCCACGGAGAGCACGGTACCGGTCTCGGCGACGGTGACCTTCTTGCCGTAGTCCTTGATCTGCTCCCGGATGATTCTGCTGATCTCGTCGGCGCGGATTTCCATCTTGCGTCCTTGCACAGGGGCGGCCGGTGAGATTGCCGCCAGAGAAACCTGAAATGGCCGGGGCCCCCTTACCACGCGCCCCCCCCTACCGCAACGCGCAAGGGTTCCCTCGGGCATACGTTGTCATCGACTCTGTAAGAGCCACTGGGGGCCGGAGAATTCCCTCGGGGCTCAGGTGCCGGGAGCGTGCCGGGGCAGCCACACCAGGAAGCGCGTGCCCATGCCCACTCCGGACTCCACCGAGATGCGGCCCCCATGGGCCACGACGATCTGCCGGGCGATGTAGAGGCCCAGGCCCAGCCCGTCGCCACTGGCGCGCTTGCCGCGCTTGAAGGGCTCGAAGAGCGAGGAGCGCTCCTCCAGGGGCACCGGCGGGCCCTCGTTGCGCACCGACAGGTGGATGCCGTCCGGGGCCCCCGCCAGCTTCACCTCCACGGGGGTGTCCTCGGGGCTGTGCTGGAGCGCGTTGCCCACCAGGTTGTCCAGCAGCTGGCCGAGCCGGGTCTCGTCCCAGTTCCCCCGGACATCCCCCTCCACCTTCGGGGAGATCAGCCGGGTGGGGTGCGAGGCCTGGAACTCCTCCACCACCCGCTCCAGCAGCTTGTCCAGGGACAGCGGGGTGGGACGCACCGGGATGCCCCCGGCCAGCCGCGCGCGCGTGAAGTCCAGCAGCTCGTGGATCATCCGCTCCATGCGCTTGGCGGCGGCGGACACGTACGTCACCTGCCGCTCCTGCGTCTCGTTCAACCCGCCGGCGCGCTGGAGCGCCCCCACGCTGAGTTGAATGGCGTACAGGGGCGAGCGCAGGTCATGCCCCACCACGCCCAGGAGCTGCTCGCGGAAGGCATCGGCACGGGTGGCGGCCTCCTCGGCGGCCTTGCGTGCGCTGATGTCCCACACGGCGGTCATCCGCACGGAGCGCCGGGCGTGCTCCACCTGACGGCCGAGCACCTCCAGGAAGAGCCGCTTGCCGTCGGCGCGCAAGCCCGTCAGCTCGTAGGGCGTCTCCACGTTGCGGGAGAGCGCTTGCTGCACGGCGTCCCGGGACTCGGGGGCCACCCAGCGCGTCAGCGGCTGACCCACCATGTCCTCCGGCGTGGTGCCGAAGAGGCTGGCCAGCGAGCCGCTCGCCTCGAGGATGATGCCCCCGTCATGCAGGAAGAAGCCGTCGCAGGAGACGGTGACGAGGCCGCGCAGCCGCGCCTCGCTCTCGCGCAGGGCCAGCTCCTGCTCCACGCGCGCCGTCTCGTCCTCCAACAACAGCCCCACGCCGGTGCGCAGGCCGCCCGAGAAGGTCGGCAGCAGCGAGAGCCGCAGGTGGTGGCGCGGGCCCGTCGGGGACGGCGGGCCCAGGGTACCGGACACCCGGGCCCCCACCACCGGCTCACCCGCCAGGGCCTTGCCGAGCAGCGGCGCCAGGTCCCGCTCCAGTCCCGGCCAGACCTCGGAGGGCGTGTGCCCCTCGCACTGGGAGGCGGGCATTCCCGTCAGGGTGATGAAGGCCGTGCTGACGAAACGGAAGCGCAGGTCCTTGTCGAGGAAGGCCAGTCCCAACCCGGGCGCCTGGAGCAGCGCCCCGAAGAAAGGCACGGCCTCCTCGGGCAACGAGGGAGCCGGGGGGCTGACATGAGAGCGGTTGAGAACGGGCTGCGCCATGGAAAGGAGGGAGACACGGGTTGGGGACCCGCGCCGTCACCATAACCTTTCCAGGGCCCGCTGGGAATACCGGGCTTGCCGGGAAGTGCGAGGGACCGGACAACACCACCTGTCCGGTCGGTTGGAGCCCTGGGGGACTAGCGCTGCTTGAGCTCGCGGCGCATCTGCTCGAGCTGGGTGCGCAGCGTGCCGTCATACAGGGTGCTGCCCACCTGGGCGGCGACACCGCCGAGGACCTTGGGGTCCACCTTGGCCTCGAGCACCACGTTGCGCTGGGTGAGCGTCTTGAGGGTGCCGGAGAGGCTCTGGAGGGTCTCCGGGGAGAGGGGGACGGCGCTGGTCACGTGGCCGCGCACGCGTCCGGCCTGGGCATCGGCCATGTCGCGGTAGAGGCGGGCGATGTCCGGCAGATAGACGAGCCGGTTGCGCTCCACCAGCAGGCGCAGGGTGTTGGCCAGCACGGGCTCCATGGGACCGAGGGCCTTGAGGAGCGCCTCCACCACGCGGACGCGCTGCTCGCGGGAGTAGGCAGGGTTGAAGAGCACGTCCGCCAGCTCGCGGTTCTGCGAGAGCGCACCGGAGAAGGTCGAGAGCTGCTCGGAGACGGCGTCGGAGCGGGCAGCCTCGGTCGCGACGTCGAGGAGCGCGCGGGCGTAACGGCGGGCGATTGACACGTTCACCATGGCGCGGCGGCCCTTAGCACGCCCCCGGGCCCCGGGCAACGCCAGGGCGCCTGCCCTGTCCGGAGTCTCCAATAAGTTCCCCTGTGGCTGTACCCACCGGGTGGGGGACAAGGGGGCCTCCGGAACCGCGCTTCTCCGGCGTATCATGCCAACACCGGCCCCGGTCCCAGGCCCCGGCCACCGGCTCCTTCTCCATGCGCGAACCCGTCATCGGTATCGATCTGGGCACCACCAACAGCGCCGTGGCCTCCGTGGAGGAGGGCCGGCCCCGTGTCATCCCCTCGCGAGCGGGAGGGCGGCTGACGCCGTCCGTCGTGGGACTCACGCCGAAGACGGGCGAGCGCGTGGTGGGCGGCAAGGCGCAGGCGCTGGCCGAGGAGCATCCCGAGTGCGTGGTGTGGGCCACCAAGCGGTTCATCGGCCGGCGTTTCACCCCGGAGCTGCTGCAGGCGGCGAAGGCGGTGGTGCCCTACCAGCTGGTGGGCGGCAACACCGGGGACGTGCGCGTGAAGATGGCGGGGCGCACCGTGCCGGTCACCCAGGTGTCCGCCATGATTCTGGGTGAGCTGAAGCTGGACGCCGAGGCGCACTTCGGGCGGCCGGTGAACAAGTGCGTCATCACCGTCCCGGCCAACTTCGATGATGGTCAGCGCCAGGCCACGCGCGAGGCGGCCACCATCGCCGGGCTGGACGCCATCCGCCTCATCAACGAGCCCACCGCCGCGGCACTGGCCTACGGGCTGTCGCGCGGGTTCCAGGGCCACGCGCTCGTGTTCGACCTGGGCGGCGGCACGTTCGATGTCACCGTGTTGGAGATCACCGACGGCGTCTATGAGGTGAAGGCCACCGGAGGAGATCCGGCGCTGGGTGGCGAGGACTTCGACCTCAAAATCGTGGAGTGGCTGCTGGCGCAGGTGGAGGACAGCCACCGGGAGCTGGTGCACCGCGACGCGGTGTCCATGCGCAAGCTGAAGGTGGCCGCGGAGCAGGCCAAGCGCGAGCTGACGGAGTACGAGGAGACGCTCATCTCCCTGGCGGGCCTGGGGGACCACACCCAGGGCGGGTGGAAGCTGACGGGCCTGGAGACGGCGCTCACGCGCGACTTCTTCGAGCAGCTCATCGCGCCGCTGTCCAAGCGCTGCCTGGACGTGTGCGCGTCGGTGATGCAGGAGGCGCGGATGGATCCGCGCTCGGTGGACACGGTGCTGCTGGTGGGCGGCATGACGCGCGTGCCGCTGATTCGCCGGCTGGTGGCGGACTTCTTCGGCAAGGCGCCGTCCACGGACGTGAACCCGGACGAGGCGGTGGCGCTGGGGGCGGCCATCCACGCGGACGAGCTGGCGCGTCAGTCGGGCGCGGCGCTGCTGCTGGACGTGGTGGGCAACTCGCTGAGCGTGGGCGTGCTGGGCGGGAGGGTGCGGCGCCTCATCAACAAGAACAGCTCGGTGCCGGTGGTGGCCAAGGAGCTCTTCTACCCGGGCAGCCATGGACAGACGGAGGCGCGCATCTCCATCTACCAGGGCGAGAGTGACCTGCAAGACGAGAACCGCAAGCTGGGCGAGGTGGTGCTGCGCAACCTGCAGGGGACCTCGCGCACGGACACGCCGCTGGAGGTGACGTTCGAGCTGTCCAACGAGGGCATCCTCTCGGTGCGGGCCGCGGACCTGAAGACGGGCCTGTCCGAGGCGGTGCGGTTGGAGGCGCGTCCCCACCTGCCGGGACAGGAGGCGGAGCGGCTGGTGAAGGAGCAGGCCGCCTACGCGCAGAAGCAGGCGAGGGAGGATGCGCAGAAGACCGAGGACAAGTTCCGCAAGCTGCTGGAGCGCGGGGACAAGCTGGCGAAGCTGCTGCAGCAGAGCGCGAAGGAGAACCCCGGCGAGCAGGCGGAGGCCGCGGTGACCAACGTGCAGTCGCTGCTGGACTCGGGCCGCGCGGCCCTGGAGTCCGGGGACGCTGAGCAGTGCGCCCAGGTGGCGCGTCAGCTCAACCAGCTCCTGTCGGGACGCTGAGGCGGGCCGCTGGCGCGGCTCACGGTGTCGTGGTGATGCGCACCATGCGGCCGATGGAGGGCACTCCCGCGTCGTTCACCAGGAAGAGCTGGTAGTAGCCCGGCGGGGCCACGTTGTTGTTCGCCGGAGCGCTGAGGGTGAGGACGCCGCTGCCACGCGTGAAGCCCAGGGTGACGAGCCGCTGGTTCTGGTCGAAGGCATGTGTCACCGAGCCGAGGGCGATCAACGTCACCTTCGTCACCCGGGCCGCGTCCGGAGTGGAGAGGGTGAAGGTCGTCCCGGGTGTCACCACGTCCGGCGCCGAGCTCACCGTGGGGCGAGCGCCCTTGAAGAGATAGGGGGGCGAGAAGACCTCGGCGCTCCTCACGTTGCGGCCGCCCGCGCTCAGCACGCGCCCGTCCGGCAGCAGCAGCGAGGTGGAGTGGTAGCCACGGTAGACGCGGTTGCTGGAGAGCCTCGTCCAGACGTTGGTGGTGGGGTTCCACACCTCGGCCAGGAAGACGGGCGCGTTCTTGTTGTCGAAGCCGCTGCCCTTGCTGCCGCCCATGACGAGCACCGTGCCATCGGGGAGGAGCGTCGCGTTGTGCTGGCGCCGGGGCGTGCTCATGGGCGCCATGTACCGCCAGACGGGAGTGGTCGCGGTGAGATCGATCTGCTCGACGGTGGCGGTGGGAGGATCCCCCCCGCCGATGATGACCACCTTGCCATCGAGGATGACCGCGGGCCCGTAGCTCCGGGAGCCGAAGTTGCTCGAGGGCGCCGAGCTCCAGGCGCCCGTGCCGTTCGGGTCCATGAAGCGGCAGGTCCGTGATGGCCCGGCCAGGAACAGTCTGCCATTGGGCGCCAGGAACAACCGCGGGTAGTACGGCAGCTTGAGCCGCGCGGTCGTCATGTCCCGCCAGGTCCCCGTGGCGGCCAGGTAGCGCTGGGGCAGCTCGTTCATGATGCCGGTGCCCACGGTTTCGCCCGAGGTCACCATCACGTCTCCATTGGAGAGCGTGGTGTTGGTGGGGTACCAGCGCCCGTCGTTCATGTCCGGCAGGCGCGTCCACCCCGAGGTGAAGGGGTCGAAGAGGCTCGCGTCCTCCAGGCCCACGTGGCTCTCGATGTGCCCACCGGTCACGAGCAGCCGGCCATCCGCGAGGTACGAGTGGCCGGCGCAGAAGCTGTTGTAGC
This is a stretch of genomic DNA from Archangium violaceum. It encodes these proteins:
- a CDS encoding HAD family hydrolase, producing the protein MAIRCVVLDFDGTFTDVVAEGAPFVEHFRRRLSEVLGRDVMEAGWAGVEAEVVSSSEEHGWEVGGRVVAPAVADPYLLSNFVARRLCDKLGVLPDKAERAKLLDDLYREAYARTAMAFKPEAKEVLEALLDTGLPVHVVTNAHTDAVEAKLTKLAPRGRERLRVSGDARKFLIESPATPDAVFDAVPDTTRVEGALVRPIYLRRGRYYEALRRIWSETDTSPETTLVAGDIFELDLALPAALGASVQLVARANVLEYERRAITALGARGGMDTSLRAILPRLRG
- the atpA gene encoding F0F1 ATP synthase subunit alpha, with translation MEIRADEISRIIREQIKDYGKKVTVAETGTVLSVGDGIARIYGLEGVLAGELVEFSNGVKGLVLNLEEDNVGVAIMGDFKDIREGDLVKRTGQIASVPVGKGLLGRVVSALGEPLDGKGPIVGTEQRKLEVKAPGIVKRKSVHEPLQTGIKALDALVPIGRGQRELIIGDRQTGKTAVAVDAIINQKGLNVYCIYVAIGQKQSTVAQVVEKLTRQGAMEYTTVVAANASDPAPMQFFAPYAGVAMGEYFRDNKMHALIIYDDLSKQAVAYRQLSLLLRRPPGREAYPGDVFFIHSRLLERAAKLSDEEGAGSLTALPIIETQAGDVSAYIPTNVISITDGQIFLETDLFFSGVRPAINVGLSVSRVGSAAQIKAMKQVAGTLKLDLAQYRELAAFAQFGSDLDKATQETLARGARLVEVLKQGQYEPMPVEKQVMQLYAATNRDDANKRGWIRQVPVSDVVRWMREFIEFADGRYPQIAKDISTKRELTNEIKAALNKALAEFNEVFQPTQGAKI
- a CDS encoding sensor histidine kinase, which codes for MAQPVLNRSHVSPPAPSLPEEAVPFFGALLQAPGLGLAFLDKDLRFRFVSTAFITLTGMPASQCEGHTPSEVWPGLERDLAPLLGKALAGEPVVGARVSGTLGPPSPTGPRHHLRLSLLPTFSGGLRTGVGLLLEDETARVEQELALRESEARLRGLVTVSCDGFFLHDGGIILEASGSLASLFGTTPEDMVGQPLTRWVAPESRDAVQQALSRNVETPYELTGLRADGKRLFLEVLGRQVEHARRSVRMTAVWDISARKAAEEAATRADAFREQLLGVVGHDLRSPLYAIQLSVGALQRAGGLNETQERQVTYVSAAAKRMERMIHELLDFTRARLAGGIPVRPTPLSLDKLLERVVEEFQASHPTRLISPKVEGDVRGNWDETRLGQLLDNLVGNALQHSPEDTPVEVKLAGAPDGIHLSVRNEGPPVPLEERSSLFEPFKRGKRASGDGLGLGLYIARQIVVAHGGRISVESGVGMGTRFLVWLPRHAPGT
- the atpH gene encoding ATP synthase F1 subunit delta produces the protein MVNVSIARRYARALLDVATEAARSDAVSEQLSTFSGALSQNRELADVLFNPAYSREQRVRVVEALLKALGPMEPVLANTLRLLVERNRLVYLPDIARLYRDMADAQAGRVRGHVTSAVPLSPETLQSLSGTLKTLTQRNVVLEAKVDPKVLGGVAAQVGSTLYDGTLRTQLEQMRRELKQR
- a CDS encoding Hsp70 family protein; this translates as MREPVIGIDLGTTNSAVASVEEGRPRVIPSRAGGRLTPSVVGLTPKTGERVVGGKAQALAEEHPECVVWATKRFIGRRFTPELLQAAKAVVPYQLVGGNTGDVRVKMAGRTVPVTQVSAMILGELKLDAEAHFGRPVNKCVITVPANFDDGQRQATREAATIAGLDAIRLINEPTAAALAYGLSRGFQGHALVFDLGGGTFDVTVLEITDGVYEVKATGGDPALGGEDFDLKIVEWLLAQVEDSHRELVHRDAVSMRKLKVAAEQAKRELTEYEETLISLAGLGDHTQGGWKLTGLETALTRDFFEQLIAPLSKRCLDVCASVMQEARMDPRSVDTVLLVGGMTRVPLIRRLVADFFGKAPSTDVNPDEAVALGAAIHADELARQSGAALLLDVVGNSLSVGVLGGRVRRLINKNSSVPVVAKELFYPGSHGQTEARISIYQGESDLQDENRKLGEVVLRNLQGTSRTDTPLEVTFELSNEGILSVRAADLKTGLSEAVRLEARPHLPGQEAERLVKEQAAYAQKQAREDAQKTEDKFRKLLERGDKLAKLLQQSAKENPGEQAEAAVTNVQSLLDSGRAALESGDAEQCAQVARQLNQLLSGR
- a CDS encoding galactose oxidase-like domain-containing protein, translating into MSMRSFSTRARVCALWLVGCATLAWPARAQTPAEVGQWSGIMSWPISATHTHLLPTGKVMFIGEFGEGDTPPRLWDPATNGISSLPWPGYNSFCAGHSYLADGRLLVTGGHIESHVGLEDASLFDPFTSGWTRLPDMNDGRWYPTNTTLSNGDVMVTSGETVGTGIMNELPQRYLAATGTWRDMTTARLKLPYYPRLFLAPNGRLFLAGPSRTCRFMDPNGTGAWSSAPSSNFGSRSYGPAVILDGKVVIIGGGDPPTATVEQIDLTATTPVWRYMAPMSTPRRQHNATLLPDGTVLVMGGSKGSGFDNKNAPVFLAEVWNPTTNVWTRLSSNRVYRGYHSTSLLLPDGRVLSAGGRNVRSAEVFSPPYLFKGARPTVSSAPDVVTPGTTFTLSTPDAARVTKVTLIALGSVTHAFDQNQRLVTLGFTRGSGVLTLSAPANNNVAPPGYYQLFLVNDAGVPSIGRMVRITTTP